In one window of Thalassotalea agarivorans DNA:
- a CDS encoding oxidoreductase-like domain-containing protein → MSNSVLEKPFPPADGECCESGSCQPCVWDNYYTELQKWRIEQAKLNEQVPTNSGV, encoded by the coding sequence ATGTCAAACAGTGTATTAGAAAAACCTTTCCCACCAGCAGATGGCGAATGTTGCGAAAGTGGTTCTTGCCAGCCATGTGTGTGGGATAATTACTACACAGAGTTACAAAAATGGCGCATTGAACAAGCTAAGTTAAATGAGCAAGTTCCTACTAATTCTGGTGTCTAA
- the accC gene encoding acetyl-CoA carboxylase biotin carboxylase subunit gives MLDKVVIANRGEIALRILRACKELGIKTVAVHSTADRNLKHVLLADETICIGKPPATESYLNIPMILTAAEVTNAVAIHPGYGFLAENADFAEQVEQSGFTFIGPKAESIRVMGDKVAAIRAMKSAGVPCVPGSDGPLTDDDEANLAHGRRIGYPVIIKASGGGGGRGMRVVREESELLESIQLTQSEARSAFGNDMVYMEKFLENPRHVEIQVIADGQGGAVHLGERDCSMQRRHQKVVEEAPAPGITPEMRKQIGERCCRACIEIDYRGAGTFEFLYENGEFYFIEMNTRIQVEHPVTEMITGVDLIKEQLRVAAGQPLSITQEDIKINGHAIECRINAEDPKTFIPSPGKITRFHPPGGLGVRWDSHIYADYSVPPYYDSMVGKLITYGDNRDVAIARMRNALNELVVDGIKTNIELHKDILNDEGFVSGGANIHYLEKKLADEL, from the coding sequence ATGTTAGATAAAGTTGTTATCGCCAACCGAGGCGAAATAGCGCTGAGAATATTACGTGCTTGTAAAGAGTTAGGTATAAAAACGGTCGCAGTTCATTCAACTGCCGACAGAAACCTAAAGCACGTGTTATTAGCAGACGAAACGATTTGTATTGGCAAACCGCCAGCAACCGAAAGTTACCTTAACATTCCGATGATATTAACAGCAGCTGAAGTGACTAACGCAGTTGCAATTCATCCAGGTTACGGCTTCTTAGCGGAAAATGCTGACTTTGCAGAGCAAGTAGAGCAATCAGGTTTTACCTTTATTGGTCCAAAAGCTGAAAGTATTCGCGTAATGGGTGACAAAGTTGCCGCTATCCGTGCAATGAAATCAGCGGGTGTACCTTGTGTACCAGGTTCTGATGGTCCATTAACGGACGATGATGAAGCAAACTTAGCACACGGTCGTCGTATTGGTTATCCCGTTATTATTAAAGCGTCAGGTGGTGGCGGTGGTCGTGGTATGCGTGTTGTGCGCGAAGAAAGCGAACTACTTGAGTCTATCCAACTTACGCAATCAGAAGCTCGTTCTGCATTTGGTAACGACATGGTTTACATGGAAAAATTCCTTGAAAACCCTCGTCACGTTGAGATCCAAGTCATTGCAGACGGTCAAGGTGGTGCAGTGCACTTAGGTGAACGTGATTGTTCAATGCAACGTCGTCACCAGAAAGTTGTAGAAGAAGCACCAGCGCCGGGTATTACTCCTGAAATGCGCAAGCAAATTGGTGAGCGTTGTTGTAGAGCCTGTATCGAAATTGACTATCGCGGTGCAGGTACATTTGAATTCTTGTATGAAAACGGTGAGTTTTATTTCATCGAAATGAATACGCGTATTCAGGTAGAGCATCCGGTAACTGAAATGATCACTGGCGTCGATTTGATCAAAGAACAACTGCGTGTTGCTGCTGGTCAACCGCTATCAATCACGCAAGAAGATATCAAGATTAACGGTCACGCTATTGAGTGTCGTATTAATGCTGAAGATCCAAAAACATTTATTCCTTCACCGGGTAAAATTACACGATTCCACCCACCGGGCGGTCTAGGTGTACGTTGGGATTCGCACATCTACGCGGACTACTCAGTACCTCCTTACTATGATTCTATGGTAGGTAAGCTAATTACATACGGTGATAACCGCGACGTAGCAATTGCACGTATGCGTAACGCGTTAAATGAACTCGTGGTAGATGGTATTAAAACCAATATTGAACTACACAAAGACATTTTAAATGACGAAGGCTTCGTTTCAGGTGGTGCAAATATCCACTACTTGGAAAAGAAACTTGCCGACGAGTTATAA